Proteins encoded within one genomic window of Glaciimonas sp. PCH181:
- the sucC gene encoding ADP-forming succinate--CoA ligase subunit beta has protein sequence MSVRREARMKIHEYQGKEILRKFGVTTPRGIPCLSVDEAVKAAETLGGSVWVVKAQIHAGGRGKGGGVKVAKSLEQVREYANEILGMQLITHQTGPEGQKVRRLLIEEGADIKQELYVSMVTDRVSQRVVLMASSEGGMDIEEVAESHPEKIHQVVIDPSTGLTDADADSISAKIGVPAGSIADARVQLQGLYKAYWETDCSLAEINPLIVTGSGKIIALDAKFNFDPNALYRQPEIVAYRDLDEEDPAEIEASKFDLAYISLDGNIGCLVNGAGLAMATMDTIKLFGGEPANFLDVGGGATTEKVTEAFKIMLKNPGLKAILVNIFGGIMRCDVIAEGVIAASKAVSLNVPLVVRMKGTNEEIGKKLLAESGLPIIAADSMEEAAQKVVAAANGQ, from the coding sequence ATCAGCGTCAGAAGGGAAGCTCGCATGAAAATCCATGAGTATCAGGGCAAGGAAATTCTCCGCAAATTCGGAGTAACAACACCACGCGGTATTCCGTGTCTGAGCGTCGATGAGGCAGTTAAAGCTGCTGAAACGCTCGGCGGTTCGGTTTGGGTCGTAAAGGCACAAATCCACGCAGGTGGTCGCGGTAAAGGCGGCGGCGTGAAAGTTGCTAAATCGTTGGAACAAGTCCGTGAATACGCGAACGAGATTCTCGGTATGCAACTGATCACGCATCAAACTGGCCCAGAAGGTCAAAAAGTGCGTCGTTTGCTGATCGAAGAAGGCGCTGACATCAAGCAAGAGCTATACGTCAGTATGGTGACTGATCGGGTTAGCCAACGCGTGGTGCTGATGGCATCAAGCGAAGGTGGTATGGACATCGAAGAAGTTGCCGAAAGCCATCCAGAAAAAATTCATCAAGTCGTTATCGATCCATCGACCGGATTGACAGACGCTGATGCAGACAGCATTTCAGCAAAAATCGGCGTACCAGCGGGTTCTATCGCGGACGCTCGGGTGCAATTGCAAGGTCTTTACAAAGCCTATTGGGAAACTGATTGCTCATTGGCCGAAATCAATCCATTGATCGTCACCGGTTCGGGCAAAATCATCGCTCTGGATGCCAAGTTCAATTTCGATCCAAACGCGTTGTATCGTCAACCGGAAATCGTTGCTTATCGCGATCTGGACGAAGAAGACCCAGCGGAAATCGAAGCATCGAAATTTGATCTGGCGTACATCTCGCTCGACGGTAATATCGGTTGCCTGGTGAACGGTGCCGGTCTAGCGATGGCAACGATGGATACCATCAAATTGTTTGGCGGTGAGCCAGCCAATTTCCTGGACGTGGGCGGCGGCGCTACTACTGAAAAAGTAACAGAAGCGTTCAAGATCATGTTGAAGAATCCGGGCCTGAAGGCGATTCTGGTCAACATTTTCGGCGGCATCATGCGTTGCGACGTTATCGCTGAAGGCGTTATCGCCGCATCGAAAGCAGTTTCATTGAACGTGCCACTGGTTGTGCGCATGAAGGGTACAAACGAAGAAATCGGCAAGAAATTGCTGGCAGAATCGGGCTTGCCTATCATTGCTGCCGACAGTATGGAAGAAGCCGCGCAGAAGGTTGTTGCTGCTGCTAACGGTCAATAA
- the recX gene encoding recombination regulator RecX — MAKPTISLKARALRYLSMREHSRMELMRKLSRYVQEGDDIVAVLDWLEASKFLSQERFSESLVHRRASRFGNSRILMELQSHGIGGDAISTIKTQLADGEVGRAREVWRKKFDHQPIDANERVKQMRFLLQRGFSHRAVQAAIKGAREEECDVDQDDTGESFS, encoded by the coding sequence ATGGCAAAACCAACTATCAGTCTTAAAGCCAGAGCGCTCCGCTATTTATCGATGCGAGAACATAGTCGCATGGAGTTAATGCGGAAGTTGTCGCGCTATGTGCAAGAGGGTGACGATATCGTGGCGGTGCTCGATTGGCTTGAGGCATCAAAGTTTTTATCGCAAGAGCGTTTTTCTGAGTCGTTAGTCCATCGTCGCGCCAGTCGCTTCGGCAATAGCCGGATTCTGATGGAGTTGCAAAGTCACGGTATTGGCGGCGATGCCATCAGCACGATCAAGACGCAGCTTGCCGATGGCGAGGTCGGCCGTGCCCGTGAAGTCTGGCGTAAGAAGTTTGATCATCAGCCAATTGATGCCAACGAGCGCGTCAAGCAGATGCGTTTTTTGCTACAACGCGGATTTTCTCATCGAGCAGTGCAAGCGGCAATTAAAGGGGCTCGTGAAGAGGAGTGTGATGTGGATCAGGATGACACTGGGGAAAGTTTTAGTTGA
- the recA gene encoding recombinase RecA, whose product MDDKKSAANPDKSKALAAALAQIEKQFGKGSIMRMEDGAVVEEVQVVSTGSLGLDIALGVGGLPRGRVVEIYGPESSGKTTLTLQTIAEMQKLGGTCAFIDAEHALDVGYAQKLGINLADLLISQPDTGEQALEITDALVRSGGVDLIVIDSVAALTPRAEIEGDMGDSLPGLQARLMSQALRKLTGSINRTNTLVIFINQIRMKIGVMFGNPETTTGGNALKFYASVRLDIRRTGSIKSGDEVIGNETRVKVVKNKIAPPFKEAHFDILYGSGTSREGEILDLGSDAKIVEKSGAWYSYNGERIGQGKDNARNYLKERPELAREIENKVRASLGVPLLEGAVTGETDKAAEKAAKAAEKAAAKEAAAAKVE is encoded by the coding sequence ATGGACGATAAAAAATCCGCCGCGAATCCCGATAAAAGCAAGGCTCTTGCCGCAGCACTGGCACAAATCGAAAAGCAATTCGGCAAAGGTTCAATCATGCGCATGGAAGACGGCGCCGTGGTTGAAGAAGTACAAGTCGTGTCGACTGGTTCGTTGGGTCTGGACATTGCGCTGGGTGTGGGCGGTTTGCCACGCGGTCGTGTCGTAGAAATCTACGGTCCTGAATCATCTGGAAAAACGACGCTGACGCTGCAAACCATTGCCGAAATGCAAAAATTGGGTGGTACTTGCGCATTTATCGATGCGGAACACGCGCTGGACGTTGGCTATGCACAAAAATTGGGTATTAATCTGGCCGATCTGCTGATTTCACAACCTGATACAGGTGAGCAGGCACTGGAAATTACTGACGCGCTGGTGCGTTCAGGCGGTGTTGACCTGATCGTCATCGACTCCGTAGCTGCTTTAACGCCACGGGCCGAAATTGAAGGTGACATGGGCGATTCACTGCCGGGTCTGCAAGCACGGTTGATGTCGCAAGCATTGCGTAAATTGACCGGCAGTATCAATCGTACTAATACGCTGGTGATTTTTATTAACCAGATTCGTATGAAGATTGGCGTTATGTTCGGCAATCCTGAAACAACTACCGGTGGTAATGCGTTGAAATTCTACGCTTCGGTACGTCTGGATATTCGCCGTACCGGCTCTATTAAGTCCGGCGACGAAGTGATTGGCAACGAAACACGTGTGAAGGTCGTTAAGAATAAAATTGCTCCGCCGTTCAAAGAAGCGCATTTCGATATTCTTTACGGCTCGGGTACTTCCCGTGAAGGCGAAATTCTGGACCTTGGTTCGGACGCAAAAATCGTCGAAAAATCGGGTGCGTGGTATAGCTACAACGGTGAGCGTATTGGCCAAGGTAAAGACAATGCCCGTAACTATCTGAAAGAACGCCCGGAACTGGCGCGTGAGATAGAAAACAAAGTGCGTGCATCATTAGGCGTGCCATTGCTGGAAGGCGCTGTTACCGGAGAAACCGATAAGGCGGCCGAGAAAGCCGCCAAAGCAGCTGAAAAAGCAGCCGCCAAGGAAGCAGCAGCTGCAAAAGTAGAATAA
- the kbl gene encoding glycine C-acetyltransferase has translation MTSTNTKASFYTGLESNLNALREQGLYKPERVISSRQGAEVVCDDGRTLINLCANNYLGLSGDEKLVQASIEATEQYGYGLSSVRFICGTQTVHKELEQALSAFLGMEDTILYAAAFDANGGLFEPLFDEQDAIISDTLNHASIIDGIRLCKAARFRYTHNDMADLEVQLQAAADKRHKVIVTDGVFSMDGTIAQLDKICDLADKYGALVMIDECHASGFMGQTGRGTHEHHHVMGRVDIITGTLGKALGGAMGGFTAARREVIETLRQKSRPYLFSNSLAPAIAGTSLAVLKLLSSSTELRDRLHANTTHFRREITQLGFTIKPGTHPIVPVMLFDAPIAQQFAQRLYALGVLVTGFFYPVVPMGQARVRVQMSAAHSIAQLDQALAAFGQVGQELGLLKN, from the coding sequence ATGACATCGACAAATACGAAAGCAAGCTTCTACACCGGTCTGGAGAGCAATCTGAATGCTTTGCGTGAGCAAGGTCTGTATAAACCAGAACGCGTGATTAGTTCGCGCCAGGGAGCGGAAGTCGTTTGCGACGATGGCAGAACCCTGATCAATCTGTGCGCGAACAATTATTTAGGCTTGTCCGGCGATGAAAAATTAGTTCAGGCATCGATTGAGGCGACCGAGCAATACGGCTATGGCTTATCGTCTGTGCGCTTTATTTGCGGCACCCAGACCGTCCATAAAGAGCTGGAGCAAGCGCTGTCCGCCTTTCTCGGCATGGAAGACACGATTCTATACGCCGCCGCATTCGATGCCAACGGCGGTCTGTTCGAGCCGCTATTTGACGAACAAGACGCGATTATTTCCGATACCCTGAATCACGCCTCCATCATTGATGGCATCCGCCTGTGTAAAGCAGCGCGTTTCCGTTATACGCATAACGATATGGCCGATCTGGAAGTGCAATTGCAGGCCGCCGCCGACAAACGGCATAAAGTCATCGTCACCGATGGCGTGTTTTCAATGGATGGCACGATCGCGCAACTCGACAAAATCTGCGATCTGGCAGACAAATACGGCGCATTAGTCATGATCGACGAATGCCACGCCTCAGGCTTCATGGGCCAGACCGGGCGCGGCACGCACGAGCATCATCACGTCATGGGCCGCGTCGATATCATCACCGGCACACTCGGCAAAGCACTCGGCGGCGCGATGGGCGGTTTTACTGCTGCACGGCGAGAAGTCATAGAAACGCTACGACAAAAATCACGTCCTTATTTGTTCTCCAATTCACTCGCCCCCGCGATAGCAGGTACGTCGCTGGCGGTTTTGAAGCTGCTTTCATCCTCCACGGAATTACGCGACCGTTTGCACGCTAACACCACCCATTTCCGTCGTGAAATCACGCAATTAGGTTTCACCATCAAACCCGGCACCCATCCTATCGTGCCGGTCATGCTGTTCGATGCCCCGATAGCGCAACAATTCGCGCAACGCCTGTATGCATTAGGCGTTCTGGTGACCGGTTTTTTTTATCCTGTCGTACCGATGGGACAAGCACGCGTAAGGGTGCAAATGTCGGCTGCACACAGCATCGCGCAACTAGATCAGGCACTCGCCGCATTTGGGCAAGTCGGGCAAGAACTTGGCCTGTTGAAGAATTAA
- a CDS encoding Zn-dependent hydrolase, whose protein sequence is MDMKTVSTIDALRVDGDRLWRSLMDLGAIGATQKGGVCRLALTDLDKQGRDLVSAWAIQQGMTVTVDQIGNIFMRRAGRNNDLPPVMTGSHIDTQPTGGKFDGNYGVLSGLEVIRTLNQHNIQTEAPIEVAVWTNEEGSRFVPVMMGSGVFCGAFTLEHAYAAKDTEGKTVKDELARIGYIGDQISGDHPIGAYYEAHIEQGPVLENADTVIGVVPAVLGLAWYDCVVTGFESHAGPTPMAIRRDALQVATYIMQEVVAIALRYPPYGRGTVGSVQVMPNSRNVIPGQVTFSIDLRNVSDATLDSMNAELDAYIDKLRADTGLGITLQRVSYFPPCAFHPDCVSQVRNAANMLGYATMDVVSGAGHDAIYTARVAPSGMIFVPCKDGVSHNEIEDAKPEHLEAGANVLLHAMLASAVVVS, encoded by the coding sequence ATGGATATGAAAACAGTTTCAACGATAGATGCTTTGCGAGTAGACGGTGACCGACTGTGGCGGTCCCTGATGGATCTGGGCGCGATTGGCGCGACGCAAAAAGGTGGCGTATGCCGATTGGCGCTGACCGATCTCGACAAGCAAGGCCGCGATCTGGTCAGCGCTTGGGCAATACAACAAGGCATGACCGTTACCGTCGATCAGATCGGTAATATTTTCATGCGACGTGCCGGACGCAACAACGATTTGCCGCCGGTAATGACCGGTTCGCATATCGACACGCAACCGACCGGCGGCAAGTTCGATGGCAATTACGGCGTGCTGTCCGGCCTGGAAGTTATCCGTACGCTGAACCAGCACAACATTCAAACCGAAGCGCCTATCGAAGTCGCGGTCTGGACCAACGAAGAGGGTTCGCGCTTTGTGCCAGTGATGATGGGATCTGGCGTTTTCTGCGGCGCGTTCACGCTGGAACATGCCTACGCCGCGAAGGATACTGAAGGCAAGACCGTCAAGGATGAGCTTGCACGCATCGGCTATATCGGCGATCAGATCAGCGGCGACCATCCTATCGGCGCGTATTACGAAGCGCATATCGAACAAGGGCCTGTGTTGGAAAACGCCGACACTGTGATCGGCGTGGTGCCAGCGGTGCTGGGGCTGGCCTGGTATGACTGCGTCGTCACCGGTTTCGAATCCCATGCCGGACCGACGCCGATGGCGATCCGACGCGATGCGTTGCAGGTGGCAACTTACATCATGCAGGAAGTAGTGGCCATTGCGCTGCGTTATCCACCGTATGGCCGTGGCACAGTTGGCTCGGTACAGGTGATGCCGAACAGCCGTAACGTGATTCCCGGACAAGTGACATTTTCGATCGATTTGCGCAATGTCAGCGACGCGACGCTTGACAGCATGAACGCTGAGCTGGACGCCTATATAGACAAGCTGCGCGCCGATACCGGATTGGGCATAACCTTGCAGCGCGTTTCCTATTTCCCGCCTTGTGCTTTCCATCCGGATTGCGTCTCGCAAGTACGCAACGCTGCCAACATGCTGGGCTACGCGACGATGGATGTGGTCTCGGGCGCAGGTCACGATGCGATTTACACGGCGCGCGTGGCACCGTCAGGCATGATCTTCGTGCCGTGCAAGGACGGCGTTAGTCACAATGAAATCGAAGACGCTAAACCGGAACATCTGGAAGCCGGAGCCAACGTTTTGTTGCATGCGATGCTGGCTAGTGCGGTCGTGGTTTCTTGA
- a CDS encoding DUF2889 domain-containing protein, protein MSLLPSTSRRALQHTRTIQIDAFIREDGLWELDAHITDIKANDLKLARGILPAGEPVHSLWLRITLDHQYIIVAVEANSEAVPYPGSCNTIAPAYKQLVGLSLLKGFRGMVKARIGGALGCTHLTELAQILPTAAIQAFSHEPESNGIRAVDTEGQKPFQIDSCHALRSDGAVVAQYYPRWAVHNPIAPIATPVPPETSAPPEKESS, encoded by the coding sequence ATGTCTCTATTACCCTCTACTTCCCGCCGGGCGCTACAGCATACGCGCACCATACAAATCGACGCGTTCATACGTGAAGACGGCTTATGGGAGTTAGACGCGCACATTACCGATATCAAAGCCAATGACCTTAAGCTTGCCCGCGGCATATTGCCTGCTGGCGAGCCTGTGCATAGCCTGTGGCTGCGTATCACTTTAGATCACCAATACATCATTGTTGCCGTTGAAGCGAATTCCGAGGCGGTGCCTTATCCCGGGAGTTGCAATACAATCGCGCCCGCCTATAAGCAATTGGTCGGTTTAAGTCTTTTAAAAGGTTTTCGTGGGATGGTGAAAGCGCGCATTGGGGGCGCTTTGGGGTGCACGCATTTAACCGAATTGGCGCAGATATTACCCACTGCAGCAATTCAGGCATTTTCGCACGAGCCAGAAAGTAACGGCATCAGGGCGGTTGATACAGAGGGCCAAAAGCCATTTCAGATTGATAGTTGCCACGCATTACGCAGTGATGGCGCAGTTGTCGCACAGTATTATCCAAGGTGGGCAGTGCATAACCCGATTGCACCAATCGCCACGCCGGTGCCACCAGAAACATCAGCTCCACCAGAAAAAGAATCCAGTTAG
- a CDS encoding DMT family transporter, which translates to MLVLLGIVWGLNWPAVKVSLSGISPWTLRAIGLGAAACTLFLLAIVQRRTLRISLVRDRWHVFFAGLLNIALFNILLTFAQLGAATSRVAIITYSMPLWATLLARIVLGERLNVMRWIGLALGAAGLIILIYPLIGNGLPHGILLALAAALTWAVGTVHMKWARIAAEPLAIAAWQLLVGALVALTGLLAFEGMPHLAHLSSKVLFALTYHIFFGMTLGYVLWFEIIARLPAGAAALGTLLVPVVGVSSAVLLLGEHPSVADVMGFTIVFCAAICVLLPAGAYSVTKWRTLICSRPAE; encoded by the coding sequence ATGCTGGTGTTGCTGGGAATAGTATGGGGCTTGAACTGGCCAGCGGTGAAGGTCTCGCTGAGCGGTATTTCGCCATGGACCTTGCGCGCAATCGGGTTAGGCGCAGCAGCATGCACGCTATTTTTACTGGCAATTGTGCAACGGCGCACGCTCCGAATTTCGCTGGTGCGTGACCGTTGGCACGTCTTCTTTGCGGGACTGTTGAATATCGCGTTGTTCAATATTTTGCTGACTTTTGCACAGCTGGGCGCTGCCACTTCTCGCGTGGCTATCATCACTTATTCGATGCCGTTATGGGCAACGCTGCTGGCGCGCATTGTTCTGGGCGAGCGCCTGAACGTTATGCGCTGGATTGGGCTGGCTTTGGGTGCGGCCGGACTAATTATTCTGATCTATCCATTAATCGGAAATGGTTTGCCGCATGGCATTTTGCTGGCACTAGCGGCTGCACTGACGTGGGCGGTGGGTACTGTGCATATGAAATGGGCCAGGATAGCGGCTGAGCCTTTGGCGATTGCAGCCTGGCAATTACTGGTCGGCGCGCTGGTTGCATTGACCGGATTATTAGCGTTTGAAGGGATGCCGCATCTGGCGCATTTATCCTCAAAAGTACTGTTTGCTTTGACGTATCACATTTTCTTTGGGATGACGCTGGGTTACGTACTCTGGTTTGAAATTATTGCACGTCTGCCAGCAGGGGCGGCGGCGTTGGGTACTTTGCTGGTGCCGGTAGTGGGCGTGTCTAGCGCGGTGTTGCTGCTCGGTGAACATCCCAGCGTTGCCGACGTAATGGGATTTACGATAGTCTTTTGCGCGGCGATTTGTGTGTTGCTTCCTGCGGGCGCTTATTCCGTCACAAAATGGCGGACACTTATTTGTAGCCGTCCCGCTGAATAG
- a CDS encoding M81 family metallopeptidase, producing MALKIVIARLNHETNTFSPIATPLEAFAPQFDAAAYLDQKGARTAMGAFLDVAEALGATIVTPLAAMASPSAAVDADAYTLMNDAILRAVSAGCDAIMLDLHGAMVAENAEDGEGTLLEKIRQIAPNTPLCVALDLHANVTQKMIDNADIMVSFKTYPHIDMYETGEHAGRLLVAMLEQKSRPVVGWRQLPLLSATLTSNTSISAMQRAVQAAIAAESEPGVLAVSILAGFPLSDFHDAGMSVVVVADNDPALANKVAENIARTMWTERAGFVYDSKPLRESLSRAKAMAADAATGAGPVLLLDHSDNVMSGGTCNTMDVLEAAIEQGLEDIGVGPISDPQAVAELIAAGIGGVATITLGNKVALVRQGITKTPLTLTGKVVAITDGRFSVTGPIYTGSTVQMGKSVLFDIGVAQIVVTEERVEPYDLGVFTSMGLDPAQKTFLILKSRMYCRPVFGPISKGLEECDSDTGGPTSSNFGLFPIKNVRRPIYPLDADTQW from the coding sequence ATGGCATTGAAAATCGTTATCGCTCGTCTGAATCATGAAACAAATACGTTTTCGCCGATTGCGACGCCACTAGAAGCGTTTGCGCCGCAATTTGATGCGGCAGCCTATCTGGATCAAAAAGGGGCGCGTACTGCTATGGGCGCATTTCTTGATGTTGCAGAAGCGTTGGGCGCAACCATCGTGACGCCGTTGGCAGCAATGGCCAGCCCCAGCGCTGCCGTTGACGCAGATGCTTATACATTGATGAACGACGCCATCCTGCGGGCGGTGAGCGCCGGTTGCGATGCGATCATGCTGGATTTGCACGGTGCAATGGTGGCCGAAAATGCGGAAGACGGGGAAGGCACACTGTTGGAAAAAATACGCCAGATTGCGCCGAATACGCCGCTGTGCGTAGCCCTTGATCTGCATGCAAACGTGACGCAAAAGATGATCGATAACGCTGACATCATGGTCAGTTTCAAGACTTATCCGCATATCGATATGTACGAGACTGGCGAGCATGCTGGCCGTTTGTTGGTAGCGATGCTTGAGCAAAAAAGTCGTCCGGTCGTCGGCTGGCGTCAGTTGCCGCTGCTGTCGGCGACGTTGACTAGTAATACCTCGATTAGCGCGATGCAGCGGGCAGTGCAGGCCGCGATTGCTGCGGAGTCTGAACCCGGTGTATTGGCGGTGTCGATCCTTGCGGGTTTCCCGTTATCGGACTTTCATGATGCCGGTATGTCGGTGGTGGTGGTCGCTGACAATGATCCGGCCCTTGCAAATAAGGTTGCAGAAAATATCGCCCGCACGATGTGGACTGAGCGCGCGGGGTTTGTCTATGACAGCAAGCCTTTGCGTGAATCGTTAAGCCGCGCCAAAGCGATGGCCGCAGACGCTGCCACAGGGGCCGGACCGGTGCTATTGCTAGACCATAGCGACAATGTGATGTCGGGCGGTACTTGCAATACGATGGATGTGCTGGAGGCGGCCATCGAGCAGGGACTGGAAGATATCGGCGTTGGCCCGATCAGCGATCCACAGGCAGTTGCTGAACTGATCGCAGCAGGTATCGGCGGCGTTGCCACTATTACACTCGGCAATAAGGTTGCGTTGGTTCGTCAGGGCATCACCAAAACGCCGCTGACGTTGACCGGCAAGGTTGTGGCTATAACCGATGGCCGGTTTAGCGTGACGGGGCCGATCTATACCGGCTCTACGGTGCAGATGGGTAAAAGCGTGTTGTTTGATATCGGCGTAGCACAGATCGTGGTGACAGAGGAGCGGGTGGAGCCTTACGATCTTGGCGTCTTTACCAGCATGGGTCTGGACCCGGCGCAAAAAACTTTTCTGATTCTGAAATCGCGTATGTACTGTCGCCCGGTATTCGGACCAATCAGCAAGGGATTGGAAGAGTGCGATTCGGATACGGGCGGTCCGACTAGTTCAAATTTCGGCTTGTTTCCGATCAAAAATGTACGCCGTCCTATTTATCCATTGGATGCTGATACGCAATGGTAG
- a CDS encoding NAD-dependent epimerase/dehydratase family protein, with protein MEKILVIGANGQIGSELVDALTVKHGVENVIAADIAPASLYGAANYVHVDVLDSARLAKVVDSYDVTQVYQLAALLSVTGEQAPLKAWTLNINGLLNILELARERGLAGKPLRLFWPSSIAAFGPHTPAVDTPQLAVMDPTTIYGISKQAGERLCDYYFSKYGIDVRSIRYPGIISYKSPPGGGTTDYAIAIFHAAKQAEPYTCFLGPETTLPMIYMPDAIRATIELMAAPAAQIRTRSAYNVSGLSFSPAQLAQAIKQLLPDFEMRYQPDDRQEIADSWPQSLDDTHARADWGWRADVGLAQLVKDMLENVRAA; from the coding sequence ATGGAAAAAATTCTGGTGATCGGCGCCAACGGTCAAATTGGTAGCGAACTGGTGGACGCGCTCACAGTAAAACATGGCGTCGAGAACGTTATCGCCGCCGATATCGCCCCCGCCAGTTTGTATGGCGCGGCGAATTACGTGCATGTGGATGTACTCGACAGCGCTCGGCTGGCAAAGGTAGTCGATAGTTATGACGTGACGCAGGTCTATCAATTAGCGGCATTGTTGTCCGTCACAGGCGAGCAAGCGCCACTAAAAGCCTGGACCCTGAATATCAACGGCTTGTTAAATATTTTGGAGTTAGCCCGAGAGCGTGGTCTGGCTGGCAAACCTTTGCGGCTGTTCTGGCCATCGTCCATCGCGGCATTCGGGCCACACACACCCGCCGTTGATACGCCGCAGCTGGCGGTAATGGATCCCACTACCATCTACGGCATCAGCAAACAGGCCGGCGAACGGCTGTGCGACTACTATTTCAGCAAGTACGGGATTGATGTTCGCAGCATCCGTTATCCCGGCATCATCAGCTATAAATCCCCGCCGGGCGGCGGTACGACCGACTATGCGATTGCTATTTTTCATGCAGCAAAGCAGGCCGAGCCTTACACCTGTTTTCTCGGACCGGAAACGACGTTGCCGATGATTTATATGCCCGATGCGATCCGCGCCACGATCGAATTGATGGCGGCACCTGCGGCACAAATACGCACAAGGTCAGCGTACAACGTAAGCGGACTCAGCTTTAGCCCAGCCCAGTTGGCGCAAGCCATCAAACAGCTATTGCCTGACTTTGAGATGCGTTATCAGCCAGACGACCGGCAGGAAATCGCCGACAGCTGGCCGCAAAGCCTTGACGATACTCACGCCCGCGCCGATTGGGGCTGGCGTGCAGACGTCGGTCTGGCGCAATTGGTAAAAGACATGCTGGAGAATGTTCGGGCGGCGTAA
- a CDS encoding ABC transporter ATP-binding protein has product MILKVDEIHSYYGKSHILQGISINVAEGEVVTLLGRNGAGKTTTLKSIVGVVRPQQGTVMFQGNNVAGLPAYQIAARGVCLVPEHRGIFKLLTVEENLTMAARRDSAWGLMDVYKIFPRLQERRKNGGGQLSGGEQQMLAIGRALMTHPKVMMLDEPVEGLAPVIVDEIVAQLKLIKATGMSIILVEQNLEVCTQLADRHYIIEQGRVVYTASNADFLADDGAKDRYLGVNLIA; this is encoded by the coding sequence ATGATACTGAAAGTCGATGAAATCCACAGTTATTACGGCAAGAGCCACATCCTGCAAGGGATCTCGATCAATGTTGCTGAAGGCGAAGTGGTGACATTGTTGGGCCGCAATGGCGCTGGTAAAACGACTACGCTCAAAAGCATTGTCGGGGTGGTGAGGCCGCAACAAGGCACGGTGATGTTTCAGGGTAACAATGTGGCTGGCTTGCCAGCTTATCAAATTGCTGCCCGAGGCGTTTGTCTGGTGCCGGAGCATCGGGGTATTTTTAAATTACTGACGGTGGAAGAAAATCTGACGATGGCGGCGCGCCGCGATTCTGCGTGGGGGCTGATGGATGTCTATAAAATCTTCCCGCGCTTACAAGAGCGGCGCAAGAATGGCGGCGGTCAGTTGTCTGGCGGCGAACAACAAATGCTGGCGATTGGACGCGCATTGATGACGCATCCGAAAGTCATGATGCTGGATGAGCCGGTGGAAGGTCTTGCGCCGGTGATTGTCGACGAAATCGTCGCGCAATTGAAGCTGATCAAGGCGACCGGGATGTCGATTATTCTGGTGGAGCAGAATCTGGAAGTCTGTACGCAACTGGCAGACCGCCATTACATCATTGAACAAGGGCGCGTGGTGTACACAGCGAGTAACGCCGATTTTCTGGCCGACGATGGTGCGAAAGATCGTTATCTCGGCGTAAATCTGATTGCATAA